From Shewanella psychrophila, a single genomic window includes:
- the maiA gene encoding maleylacetoacetate isomerase, with protein sequence MKLYGYWRSSAAYRVRIALNLKELDADLLSVHLVKGGGEQHKTDYGKLNPQELVPTLVDIDEGGDEFVLSQSMAILEYLEECYPQIALLPADLKPKAQVRALALSIACEIHPLNNLKVLQYLAGELGVTDETKSAWYHHWIHEGFSALEKQLEKHAGRFCFGDSVTLVDLCLIPQVYNAHRFKVDLTEYPNILRITENCNQLDAFIQAMPENQFDAV encoded by the coding sequence ATATAGGGTAAGGATTGCCTTGAATCTAAAAGAACTCGATGCTGACTTGTTATCTGTGCATCTGGTAAAAGGTGGCGGTGAGCAGCATAAGACCGATTATGGCAAGCTAAATCCTCAGGAGTTAGTGCCGACCTTAGTAGATATAGATGAGGGTGGCGATGAGTTCGTATTATCTCAATCTATGGCGATTCTCGAGTATTTGGAAGAGTGCTATCCACAGATTGCTTTGCTTCCTGCAGATCTCAAGCCTAAGGCACAAGTTCGCGCGCTTGCGTTGTCTATCGCTTGTGAAATCCACCCCCTTAACAATCTTAAGGTGTTACAGTATTTGGCTGGTGAACTTGGGGTAACCGATGAAACTAAATCTGCTTGGTATCATCACTGGATACATGAGGGCTTCAGCGCATTGGAAAAACAACTGGAAAAGCATGCCGGACGATTCTGCTTCGGTGACAGTGTGACCTTAGTAGACCTCTGTTTGATTCCACAGGTATATAACGCTCATAGGTTCAAAGTGGATTTGACTGAGTACCCTAATATTTTACGTATCACCGAAAACTGTAATCAACTGGATGCATTTATCCAAGCCATGCCAGAGAATCAATTTGATGCGGTTTAG